In the genome of Haemophilus pittmaniae, one region contains:
- a CDS encoding surface-adhesin E family protein: MKNFIALILILFTCVSCSKTSSLQVQETSRQGRFLLILPGENPVYLDRSSIRINPNNANELVYYTITNINSSDPDTKGTSMKNLMSLNCAQKISVLNVDERLEIYTQFFAKGEKLLDIPEKATRTDMKDEISPLSLMSAAVCQDAGKAFGNNPNALNEMHERLAKQKNKIK, encoded by the coding sequence ATGAAAAATTTTATTGCACTAATACTCATTCTGTTTACTTGTGTTAGCTGCTCGAAAACGTCATCGTTACAAGTCCAGGAGACATCTCGACAAGGAAGATTTTTACTGATATTACCAGGCGAAAATCCGGTTTATTTAGATAGATCAAGTATTCGCATCAATCCAAATAATGCGAATGAATTGGTCTATTACACAATAACCAATATAAATTCGTCTGATCCCGATACGAAAGGTACATCAATGAAAAATTTGATGTCGTTAAATTGTGCCCAAAAAATATCCGTACTTAATGTAGACGAGCGACTTGAAATATATACCCAATTTTTTGCCAAGGGAGAAAAATTGCTAGATATCCCGGAAAAAGCGACGCGTACAGATATGAAAGATGAGATTTCCCCTTTATCCCTTATGTCGGCCGCTGTTTGTCAAGATGCGGGGAAAGCATTTGGGAATAACCCAAATGCCCTTAACGAAATGCATGAAAGATTAGCAAAACAGAAAAATAAAATTAAGTAA
- the lepA gene encoding translation elongation factor 4, producing the protein MKNIRNFSIIAHIDHGKSTLSDRLIQTCGGLSDREMEAQVLDSMELERERGITIKAQSVTLNYQAKDGETYQLNFIDTPGHVDFSYEVSRSLAACEGALLVVDAGQGVEAQTLANCYTAIEMNLEVVPILNKIDLPAADPERVAEEIEDIVGIDAMDAVRCSAKTGVGIEDVLEEIVAKIPAPEGDPNAPLQALIIDSWFDNYLGVVSLVRIKNGVLRKGDKIKVMSTGQAYNVDRLGIFTPKQEDTTVLNTGEVGWVVCAIKDILGAPVGDTLTHQHNPASHVLPGFKKVKPQVYAGLFPVSSDDYEAFRDALGKLSLNDASLFYEPENSTALGFGFRCGFLGLLHMEIIQERLEREYDLDLITTAPTVIYEVEMTNGEVIYVDSPAKLPPLNNISEIREPIAECNMLVPQEFLGNVITLCVEKRGVQTNMVYHGNQIALTYEIPMGEVVLDFFDRLKSTSRGYASLDYGFKRFQAADMVRVDIMINGDRVDALALIVHKDNAPYRGRELVEKMRELIPRQQFDIAIQAAIGNHIIARSTVKQLRKNVLAKCYGGDVSRKKKLLQKQKEGKKRMKSLGNVEVPQEAFLAILHVGKDK; encoded by the coding sequence ATGAAGAATATTCGCAACTTTTCTATTATTGCCCATATTGACCATGGTAAATCCACGCTTTCCGACCGTTTGATTCAAACCTGTGGAGGCCTTTCTGATCGAGAAATGGAGGCTCAGGTTTTAGATTCTATGGAACTTGAGCGTGAACGTGGAATTACCATTAAGGCCCAAAGTGTAACCTTAAATTATCAAGCTAAAGATGGCGAAACCTATCAATTAAACTTTATCGATACACCAGGACATGTGGACTTTTCCTATGAAGTGTCCCGTTCGCTTGCTGCTTGTGAGGGTGCATTGTTAGTGGTGGATGCCGGACAGGGCGTGGAAGCGCAGACCCTGGCAAACTGCTATACAGCTATTGAAATGAATTTGGAAGTGGTGCCGATTTTAAACAAAATCGACTTACCCGCAGCCGATCCGGAACGAGTTGCTGAAGAAATTGAAGATATTGTGGGAATCGATGCCATGGATGCAGTGCGCTGCTCGGCGAAAACAGGTGTTGGTATCGAGGATGTACTAGAAGAAATTGTGGCGAAAATTCCGGCGCCGGAAGGTGATCCTAATGCGCCATTGCAAGCTCTCATTATTGACTCTTGGTTTGACAACTACTTAGGTGTAGTGTCTTTGGTTCGAATTAAGAATGGTGTATTGCGTAAGGGCGATAAGATCAAAGTGATGTCCACAGGACAGGCTTACAACGTGGATCGTTTAGGCATTTTCACCCCGAAACAAGAGGACACAACGGTGTTAAATACCGGCGAAGTTGGTTGGGTTGTGTGTGCGATTAAAGATATTTTAGGCGCACCAGTAGGCGATACCTTAACTCATCAACATAATCCGGCAAGCCACGTGTTACCGGGCTTTAAAAAAGTAAAACCACAGGTGTATGCAGGACTCTTCCCGGTAAGCTCCGATGATTATGAGGCTTTCCGTGATGCCTTGGGTAAATTAAGTCTTAATGATGCTTCCTTGTTCTATGAACCAGAAAACTCTACAGCTCTAGGCTTTGGTTTCCGTTGCGGTTTCTTAGGTCTTTTGCATATGGAGATCATTCAAGAGCGTTTGGAACGTGAATATGATCTTGATTTGATTACCACTGCGCCGACAGTAATTTACGAAGTGGAAATGACCAATGGTGAAGTGATTTATGTGGATAGCCCGGCAAAATTGCCACCATTGAATAATATTTCGGAAATTCGCGAGCCGATTGCTGAATGTAATATGTTAGTGCCACAGGAATTTTTGGGCAATGTGATAACCCTTTGTGTAGAAAAACGTGGGGTGCAAACCAATATGGTGTATCACGGTAACCAAATCGCATTAACCTATGAAATTCCAATGGGCGAGGTGGTATTGGATTTCTTCGACCGTTTAAAATCTACCTCACGTGGTTACGCTTCCTTGGATTATGGTTTCAAGCGCTTCCAAGCAGCCGATATGGTACGCGTAGATATTATGATTAATGGCGATCGTGTAGATGCTTTAGCGTTAATTGTCCATAAGGATAATGCGCCTTATCGCGGTCGTGAATTGGTTGAAAAAATGCGTGAACTCATTCCACGTCAACAATTCGATATCGCAATTCAAGCTGCGATTGGTAATCATATAATTGCCCGTTCAACCGTTAAACAATTGCGTAAAAACGTATTGGCGAAATGTTATGGCGGTGACGTTAGCCGTAAGAAAAAACTCTTACAGAAACAGAAAGAGGGTAAAAAACGGATGAAGTCCCTAGGTAACGTAGAAGTACCACAGGAAGCATTTTTAGCTATTTTGCATGTGGGGAAGGATAAGTAA
- the lepB gene encoding signal peptidase I encodes MKSNVFFVLLLIVGFIAWKVLDSYQLPNTFSILLLVLTVICGVFWCYQRFVDAPHRRRQIARAEQRSGKSLSDEEKLAVAPISEGSEFLSSLFPVLALVFLVRSFLFEPFQIPSGSMESTLRVGDFLVVNKYAYGVKDPILQNTLIEGNKPQRGDVIVFKAPQQALLRTALGSGRAAYADNLALTEKHNMSGVDYIKRIVGIGGDRISFDIDSKHLTITYGKDGKPCEVACQTHSFEYQPQPANPDFPNDLEFIEVGDVTHAILLDPYRRYSGMEFYPQDDLPAGEWVVPEGQYFVMGDNRDHSDDSRFWGFVPERNIVGKATYIWMSLDKQANEWPTGFRFERFFKRIN; translated from the coding sequence ATGAAGTCAAATGTATTTTTTGTGTTGTTGCTGATCGTCGGATTTATTGCCTGGAAGGTTTTAGACTCCTATCAGCTGCCAAACACCTTTAGTATTCTGTTATTAGTACTTACTGTTATTTGTGGTGTATTTTGGTGTTATCAACGCTTTGTTGATGCACCGCATCGCCGTCGTCAAATCGCCCGTGCCGAACAACGTTCAGGAAAAAGTTTGAGTGATGAGGAAAAATTAGCGGTAGCCCCAATTTCCGAAGGTAGTGAATTTCTTTCATCATTATTTCCTGTATTAGCATTGGTGTTTTTGGTGCGCTCTTTTTTATTTGAGCCATTCCAAATTCCTTCCGGTTCCATGGAATCTACGTTGCGAGTTGGTGACTTTTTAGTCGTGAATAAATATGCCTACGGGGTTAAAGATCCGATTTTGCAAAATACCTTAATTGAAGGAAATAAACCGCAACGTGGTGATGTGATTGTGTTTAAAGCTCCGCAGCAGGCATTGTTGCGTACCGCATTAGGTTCAGGTCGCGCCGCCTATGCAGATAACCTAGCTTTAACCGAGAAACATAACATGTCCGGGGTTGATTATATTAAACGAATTGTCGGTATTGGTGGCGATCGTATTAGTTTTGATATCGATAGCAAACATCTCACTATTACCTACGGTAAAGACGGTAAACCTTGTGAAGTCGCTTGCCAAACCCATAGTTTTGAATATCAACCACAACCAGCGAATCCGGACTTTCCAAATGACTTGGAATTTATTGAGGTTGGCGATGTGACCCATGCCATTTTGTTAGATCCTTATCGTCGTTATTCCGGTATGGAATTTTATCCACAAGATGATTTACCGGCTGGTGAGTGGGTTGTACCGGAAGGTCAATATTTTGTCATGGGAGATAACCGCGATCACAGCGATGATAGCCGTTTTTGGGGTTTTGTACCGGAACGCAATATCGTTGGTAAAGCGACCTATATTTGGATGAGTTTGGATAAACAAGCGAATGAATGGCCAACAGGATTCCGTTTCGAGCGTTTCTTCAAAAGAATTAATTAG
- the rnc gene encoding ribonuclease III, giving the protein MSALDRLERKIGYHFATQDLLKLALTHRSAAHHHNERLEFLGDSILNYVIAEALYQRFPRCNEGELSRMRATLVREPTLAILARDFTLGDYMKLGSGELKSGGFRRESILADCVEAIIGAMSLDSNFEAAANVVRTWYQKMLAEIKPGDNQKDPKTRLQEYLQAKRFPLPTYEVIDIQGEAHCQEFTVRCTVNEDNKGAKPTKLADNDSFVAKGSSRRKAEQAAAEQILKLLEIN; this is encoded by the coding sequence ATGAGTGCATTAGATAGATTAGAACGAAAAATCGGTTATCACTTCGCTACTCAGGACCTTTTAAAATTGGCGCTGACGCACCGTAGTGCCGCCCATCATCACAATGAGCGTTTGGAATTTTTAGGTGATTCTATTCTGAATTATGTGATTGCCGAAGCCTTATATCAACGCTTTCCTCGTTGTAATGAGGGGGAATTAAGCCGCATGCGTGCCACTTTGGTACGCGAGCCTACCTTAGCCATTTTGGCGCGGGATTTTACGTTAGGCGACTATATGAAGCTTGGTTCCGGTGAATTAAAAAGCGGTGGATTCCGTCGGGAATCGATTCTTGCCGACTGCGTTGAAGCGATTATCGGAGCCATGTCCTTGGATAGTAATTTTGAAGCCGCAGCAAATGTTGTGCGGACTTGGTATCAAAAGATGTTGGCGGAAATCAAGCCGGGCGATAATCAAAAAGATCCAAAAACGCGTCTGCAGGAATATTTGCAGGCCAAACGTTTTCCATTACCGACCTATGAAGTCATTGATATTCAAGGGGAGGCCCATTGTCAGGAATTTACCGTGCGTTGTACGGTAAACGAAGATAATAAAGGGGCTAAACCGACTAAATTGGCAGATAATGACAGCTTCGTCGCGAAGGGGAGCAGCCGGCGTAAAGCCGAACAGGCTGCTGCCGAACAAATCCTTAAGCTACTGGAGATAAACTAA
- the era gene encoding GTPase Era, which translates to MTANETYCGFIAIVGRPNVGKSTLLNKILGQKISITSRKAQTTRHRIVGIKTEGAYQEIYVDTPGLHIEEKRAINRLMNRAASSAIGDVDLIIFVVDGTHWTTDDEMVLNKLRNAKTPVLLAINKVDNIKNKDELLPFITELTAKYDFAHVIPMSAEKGTNVDEIEKIVRQSLRVGVHHFPEDYVTDRSQRFMASEIIREKLMRFTGDELPYSVTVEIEQFKVNERGTYEINGLILVEREGQKKMVIGHHGQKIKTIGTEARADMERLFDNKVHLELWVKVKSGWADDERALRSLGYMDD; encoded by the coding sequence ATGACAGCAAACGAAACCTATTGCGGCTTTATCGCCATTGTTGGACGGCCTAACGTGGGCAAATCCACTTTGCTTAATAAGATTTTAGGGCAAAAAATTTCAATTACTTCACGTAAAGCACAAACCACCCGTCACCGCATTGTTGGTATTAAAACGGAAGGAGCATATCAGGAGATCTATGTGGATACTCCAGGGTTGCATATCGAAGAAAAACGTGCGATTAACCGCTTAATGAATCGTGCGGCCAGTTCCGCTATCGGTGATGTGGATCTGATTATTTTCGTGGTAGATGGTACCCATTGGACTACTGACGATGAAATGGTCTTGAACAAATTACGTAATGCCAAAACCCCGGTGTTGTTGGCTATCAATAAAGTGGACAATATTAAAAACAAAGACGAGCTCCTGCCGTTTATTACCGAGTTAACCGCGAAATATGATTTTGCCCATGTGATTCCCATGTCTGCTGAAAAGGGCACTAACGTGGATGAAATTGAGAAAATTGTGCGCCAATCCTTGCGTGTCGGTGTGCATCATTTTCCTGAGGATTATGTCACTGACCGCTCACAGCGTTTTATGGCTTCGGAAATTATTCGTGAAAAACTCATGCGTTTTACTGGTGATGAATTGCCTTATTCCGTTACTGTGGAGATTGAGCAGTTTAAAGTAAATGAACGTGGTACCTATGAGATCAATGGCTTGATTTTAGTGGAACGTGAAGGGCAAAAGAAAATGGTCATCGGCCACCATGGTCAAAAGATCAAAACCATTGGTACCGAAGCTCGAGCCGATATGGAACGGCTTTTCGATAATAAGGTTCACCTTGAACTCTGGGTTAAAGTGAAATCCGGTTGGGCAGATGATGAACGGGCGTTGAGAAGCTTAGGCTATATGGACGATTAG
- the priC gene encoding primosomal replication protein PriC has product MQQQQLIQRLEEKLQALFQTFPTDSKMPIFVRFDRSLFSEDFQDLAFYRQEIEQTFAYLKSLDTLSAEQFAFITTRLSAQCAALSDALRPKSKPTAPLNPINSKPVESSKAADPVHKLPPRERLEKYYEALRQLNEKIDECRDAAQFANDEAIRELALKRKAQYKLRRTKCLDAIELLEAYLAFKEEKTEKEIL; this is encoded by the coding sequence ATGCAGCAACAACAGCTTATTCAACGCTTGGAAGAAAAATTACAGGCGCTTTTTCAAACCTTTCCAACCGATAGCAAAATGCCAATTTTTGTGCGTTTTGATCGGAGTTTATTCAGCGAAGATTTTCAGGACTTGGCTTTCTATCGTCAGGAAATCGAACAAACCTTTGCCTATTTAAAATCCCTTGATACCTTGTCTGCAGAACAATTCGCCTTTATTACCACCCGTTTAAGTGCACAATGTGCCGCGTTAAGTGATGCCTTACGTCCTAAAAGCAAACCTACCGCACCGTTAAATCCGATTAATAGCAAGCCTGTCGAGTCAAGCAAAGCAGCTGATCCGGTACATAAGCTACCACCGCGCGAACGCTTGGAAAAATATTATGAGGCTTTACGCCAGCTGAATGAGAAAATTGATGAATGCCGTGATGCGGCACAATTTGCCAATGATGAAGCTATCCGTGAATTGGCATTAAAGCGTAAGGCTCAATACAAGCTGCGCCGCACCAAATGTCTTGATGCAATTGAATTATTAGAAGCCTATTTAGCATTTAAAGAAGAAAAAACAGAAAAGGAAATACTATAA
- a CDS encoding Na+/H+ antiporter family protein produces MLTNPVVLSIIILLVLSLLRINVVISLVISALAAGLLGNLGLSKTIEAFTGGLGGGAEVAMNYAMLGAFAVAISKSGITDLIAYKIITKMNKTPSGHNLAIFKYVMLGVLVLFAISSQNLIPVHIAFIPIVIPPLLAIFNRLKIDRRAVACVLTFGLTATYMLLPVGFGKIFIESILVKNINQVGASLGISTNVAQVSLAMALPVTGMILGLLTAVFFSYRKPREYAVTQAEPTADEIKQHIANIQPRQIYASLFAIVATFATQLVTSSTIIGGLVGLFIFAIAGVFHLKESNDIFQQGLRLMAMIGFVMIAASGFANVINTTTGVTELVDSLSNGVVQSRGVAAFLMLLVGLLITMGIGSSFSTVPIITSIYIPLCLSFGFSPLATISIVGVAAALGDAGSPASDSTLGPTSGLNVDGKHDHIWDSVVPTFIHYNIPLLLFGWIAAMTL; encoded by the coding sequence ATGCTAACGAATCCCGTGGTGCTTTCGATTATTATTCTATTAGTCCTAAGCCTATTACGAATTAATGTGGTGATTTCCTTAGTAATTTCGGCTTTAGCAGCCGGTTTGCTAGGTAATTTAGGTTTGAGTAAAACCATCGAAGCCTTTACCGGTGGCTTAGGTGGCGGTGCCGAAGTGGCAATGAACTACGCTATGTTAGGTGCTTTTGCGGTGGCGATTTCCAAATCGGGAATTACCGATTTGATCGCTTATAAAATCATTACCAAAATGAATAAAACCCCAAGCGGCCACAATTTAGCTATCTTTAAATATGTGATGCTCGGTGTGTTGGTGTTATTCGCCATTTCCTCACAAAACCTAATTCCGGTACACATCGCCTTTATTCCAATCGTCATTCCTCCACTTTTGGCGATTTTTAATCGTCTTAAAATCGACCGTCGCGCAGTTGCCTGTGTGCTAACCTTTGGTTTGACGGCAACTTATATGCTTTTACCGGTGGGTTTTGGGAAAATCTTTATCGAAAGTATTTTGGTGAAAAATATTAATCAGGTGGGTGCCTCTTTAGGTATCTCGACCAACGTTGCACAGGTTTCTCTGGCAATGGCATTACCGGTAACCGGGATGATTTTAGGCCTATTAACGGCAGTATTTTTCAGCTATCGCAAACCACGCGAATATGCAGTAACACAAGCAGAACCAACGGCTGATGAAATTAAGCAGCATATTGCGAATATTCAGCCACGCCAAATCTATGCCAGCTTATTTGCTATTGTGGCGACCTTCGCGACTCAATTGGTGACCAGTTCAACCATTATCGGTGGTTTAGTCGGTTTATTTATTTTCGCGATTGCCGGTGTATTCCATTTGAAAGAAAGTAACGATATTTTCCAACAAGGTTTACGCTTGATGGCAATGATCGGTTTTGTGATGATTGCTGCATCAGGTTTTGCCAATGTCATTAATACGACTACAGGTGTAACCGAATTGGTTGACTCCCTTTCCAATGGTGTGGTGCAAAGCCGTGGCGTAGCTGCATTCTTAATGTTGCTAGTCGGTTTATTGATTACCATGGGTATCGGCTCTTCCTTCTCTACCGTGCCGATTATTACCTCAATTTATATCCCACTTTGCTTATCCTTTGGTTTTTCACCGCTTGCGACTATTTCCATCGTGGGGGTTGCTGCGGCCTTAGGTGATGCGGGTTCACCGGCTTCCGACTCCACTCTTGGGCCGACATCGGGCTTGAACGTGGACGGTAAACACGACCATATTTGGGACTCCGTTGTACCAACCTTTATTCACTACAACATCCCGTTGTTGCTTTTTGGTTGGATTGCCGCCATGACGCTTTAA
- the rnt gene encoding ribonuclease T has protein sequence MSESAEIPYYHQLKNRFRGYFPVIIDVETAGFNAQTDALLELAAITLKMDENGNLQPDQKCHFHIEPFAGANINPDSLKFNGIDIHNPLRGAVSELDAITGLFQMVRRAQKAADCQRSIIVAHNAAFDQSFVMAAAERTGVKRNPFHPFGMFDTASLAGLMFGQTVLVKACQAAHIPFDGKQAHSALYDTERTAELFCYMVNHLKALGGFPHLAENPSTPEQE, from the coding sequence GTGTCAGAAAGTGCCGAAATCCCTTACTATCACCAATTAAAAAATCGCTTTCGCGGTTATTTCCCGGTCATTATCGACGTGGAAACCGCCGGTTTTAATGCGCAAACCGATGCACTCTTAGAGTTGGCGGCCATCACCTTAAAAATGGATGAAAATGGTAATTTACAACCTGATCAAAAATGCCATTTTCATATCGAACCCTTTGCCGGCGCCAATATCAATCCCGATTCATTAAAATTTAACGGCATTGATATTCATAATCCGCTGCGTGGCGCAGTATCTGAACTGGATGCCATCACCGGATTATTCCAAATGGTGCGGCGGGCGCAAAAAGCGGCGGATTGTCAGCGTTCGATTATCGTGGCGCATAACGCGGCTTTTGACCAAAGCTTTGTTATGGCGGCAGCTGAGCGTACCGGTGTGAAGCGCAATCCGTTCCATCCATTTGGAATGTTCGATACGGCCAGTCTAGCGGGTTTGATGTTCGGTCAGACGGTGTTAGTGAAAGCCTGCCAAGCCGCACACATTCCCTTTGATGGCAAACAGGCACACTCTGCGCTGTACGATACTGAGCGAACCGCCGAACTATTTTGCTATATGGTCAATCATCTCAAAGCACTCGGTGGTTTTCCCCATCTAGCGGAAAATCCATCGACGCCCGAACAAGAGTAA
- the gloA gene encoding lactoylglutathione lyase codes for MRILHTMLRVGDLERSIKFYQEVLGMRLLRTSENPEYQYSLAFLGYDDEDKASVLELTYNWGVSEYELGTAYGHIAIGVDDIYATCEAVRASGGKVTREAGPVKGGNTVIAFVEDPDGYKIEFIENKSAKAALGN; via the coding sequence ATGCGAATTTTACATACCATGTTACGGGTCGGCGATTTAGAGCGCTCCATTAAGTTTTATCAAGAAGTGTTAGGCATGCGTTTATTGCGCACTAGCGAAAATCCGGAATATCAATATTCTTTGGCATTCTTAGGCTACGATGATGAGGACAAAGCATCTGTGCTTGAACTGACTTATAACTGGGGCGTCAGTGAATACGAGCTTGGTACGGCTTACGGGCATATCGCGATCGGAGTCGATGACATTTACGCCACCTGCGAGGCGGTGCGTGCCAGTGGCGGCAAAGTCACCCGCGAAGCTGGGCCGGTTAAAGGTGGCAACACCGTCATCGCTTTTGTAGAAGATCCGGACGGCTACAAAATCGAATTTATTGAAAACAAAAGTGCCAAAGCAGCTCTAGGCAACTAA
- the pgtP gene encoding phosphoglycerate transporter protein PgtP, with product MFAFLKASPPAPRIESSRTDAEYKKLRWQVFAGVFIGYAAYYLIRKNFSLAIPYLIDEYGFTKADLGTVGVALSLAYGFSKFIMGNVSDRSNPKYFITIGLLGSALVSLIFGLVPGVLSSIPLMIILAALNGWFQGMGYPPGAKTMTNWFSVSERGVWWSWWNVSHNLGGGLIGPLAILGLSLFGVWQSLFYLPALIAIVLAFIMFYLMRDTPESQGLPPVDEWKGEKVVEKVESAHTLSSKDIFMKYIINNKFLWAIALANVFVYFIRYGIIDWAPTYLKEVKHFSVDKQSWAYFLYEYAGIFGMLASGYLSDKVFKGHRAPPMLLFLTGVLIAIVVYWKNPAGNPLVDNICLVAIGFLIYGPVMMIGLQAADLVPRVATGTATGLTGLFGYLLGSASAGYVMGKLVDLFGWDGGFYALIVSCFFGFGFIAFTLLHKPNSAK from the coding sequence ATGTTTGCATTTTTGAAAGCCTCACCGCCGGCGCCGAGAATTGAAAGTTCCCGTACTGACGCTGAGTATAAAAAATTGCGTTGGCAGGTATTTGCCGGCGTATTTATCGGTTATGCGGCCTATTATCTTATCCGCAAAAACTTTTCTTTAGCGATTCCGTACCTCATTGACGAATATGGCTTTACTAAAGCTGATTTAGGTACAGTAGGGGTAGCATTATCATTGGCTTACGGTTTTAGTAAGTTCATCATGGGGAATGTTTCCGACCGCAGTAACCCGAAATACTTTATTACTATCGGTTTGTTAGGTTCTGCACTGGTTAGCTTGATTTTCGGTTTGGTACCGGGCGTGCTTTCTTCAATTCCATTGATGATTATCTTGGCCGCATTGAATGGCTGGTTCCAAGGCATGGGATATCCACCGGGTGCTAAAACTATGACCAACTGGTTCTCCGTTTCCGAACGCGGTGTGTGGTGGAGTTGGTGGAACGTATCGCATAACTTAGGTGGTGGTTTAATCGGCCCATTAGCGATCCTCGGTCTATCTCTCTTTGGGGTATGGCAATCCTTGTTCTATTTACCTGCGTTGATTGCGATTGTGTTGGCCTTCATTATGTTCTACTTGATGCGTGATACGCCGGAATCCCAAGGGTTACCGCCGGTAGATGAATGGAAAGGCGAGAAAGTGGTGGAAAAAGTGGAATCTGCACACACCCTTTCCTCTAAAGACATTTTTATGAAATACATCATCAATAACAAATTCTTATGGGCAATTGCGTTGGCCAACGTGTTTGTGTATTTCATTCGTTACGGCATTATCGACTGGGCTCCGACCTATCTAAAAGAAGTCAAACACTTCTCCGTGGATAAACAAAGCTGGGCGTATTTCCTTTATGAATATGCCGGTATCTTCGGTATGTTAGCGAGCGGTTATTTAAGCGATAAAGTGTTTAAAGGCCACCGTGCACCACCGATGTTATTATTCCTTACCGGCGTATTAATTGCGATAGTTGTGTACTGGAAAAATCCGGCGGGCAATCCATTAGTGGATAATATTTGTCTTGTCGCTATCGGTTTCTTAATTTACGGTCCGGTAATGATGATCGGTTTACAAGCTGCAGACTTAGTACCACGTGTTGCTACAGGTACAGCAACTGGCTTAACCGGTTTATTCGGTTACTTATTAGGTTCTGCCAGTGCCGGTTATGTGATGGGTAAATTAGTCGACTTATTTGGTTGGGACGGCGGCTTCTATGCGCTGATCGTTTCTTGTTTCTTTGGTTTCGGCTTCATCGCCTTCACCTTATTACATAAACCGAATTCCGCTAAATAA